From the genome of Populus trichocarpa isolate Nisqually-1 chromosome 15, P.trichocarpa_v4.1, whole genome shotgun sequence, one region includes:
- the LOC18105511 gene encoding MYB-like transcription factor ETC3 has product MESMNRRRRRKQPKINSSESEEVSSIEWEFINMSEQEEDLIYRMHRLVGERWDLIAGRIPGRKAEEIERFWIMKHREGFAENGKLYNEVKSRTSS; this is encoded by the exons ATGGAGAGTATGAACCGCCGCCGCCGCCGGAAACAACCTAAAATTAACAGTTCTGAGTCTGAAG AGGTCAGTAGTATTGAATGGGAGTTTATAAACATGAGCGAGCAAGAGGAAGACCTCATTTACAGAATGCATAGACTTGTTGGTGAAAG GTGGGATTTGATAGCTGGAAGGATTCCAGGCCGAAAAGCAGAAGAAATAGAGAGGTTTTGGATAATGAAACACCGCGAAGGGTTTGCTGAAAACGGAAAATTGTATAACGAAGTGAAGTCTAGGACTTCTAGTTGA
- the LOC18105512 gene encoding RNA polymerase sigma factor sigE, chloroplastic/mitochondrial isoform X1, which yields MGIVSVSSSASWTPLGFSTKFSTCRSTAKRPLIVAFKADKSNETALVAPHEQIPLPIETTKEKKRRGKSKKSSDRLKAVRTEVSPCTLGVDYNEAAAKLENIYKLSPGTDTSDVEDVNGVIRRCRQRKRKTSECEKEDDGRTSKIIVRNQAKKAKRLSLQKRIALRIKSDEKLVTSVGKRKGRKNENEKIDELVREYSSSTDLASLDWKKMKIPPVLTSAEHAWLFKLMQPMKASLQVKEHLQENSGREPTEGELAEATDMDVLQVRKQIEVGRAARNKLIKHNLRLVLFVINKYFQDYANGPRYQDLCQAGVKGLMTAIDRFEPKRRFRLSTYGLFWIRHAIIRSMTLSSFTRVSFGLESIRSEIQKAKLELWFQLLRKPTGEEIIEKVGISIERYHEVMRASKPVLSLHSRHKTTQEELISGVADVNGGDDRRQSALLRLALDDVFQFFVRNKYLISENPLQLDSLKPKESLVVRQRFGLDGKGDRTLGEIAGNLNISREMVRKHEAKALMKLKHPTRVDYLCRYVV from the exons ATGGGAATTGTAAGTGTTTCGAGCTCAGCTTCTTGGACACCACTAGGATTCAGCACGAAATTTTCAACTTGTAGATCTACGGCAAAGAGGCCATTGATTGTGGCATTTAAAGCAGACAAATCCAACGAAACAGCTTTGGTTGCACCCCACGAGCAAATCCCATTGCCcatagaaacaacaaaggagaagaagagacgTGGTAAAAGCAAAAAATCTTCGGATCGATTAAAAGCTGTCCGTACTGAAGTTTCTCCGTGCACCTTGGGAGTGGATTACAATGAAGCTGCTGCGAAACTTGAAAACATATACAAGCTTAGCCCTGGAACTGACACTTCTGATGTGGAAGATGTAAATGGTGTGATTAGGAGATGTAGGCAACGGAAAAGGAAGACTAGTGAATGTGAAAAGGAAGATGACGGTAGAACTAGCAAAATAATCGTAAGGAACCAGGCAAAGAAGGCTAAACGATTGAGTCTTCAGAAAAGAATTGCACTGAGGATCAAGAGTGATGAAAAATTGGTGACTTCAGTTgggaagagaaaaggtcgaaagaatgaaaatgaaaagattgaTGAACTTGTGAGGGAGTATTCTTCTTCAACTGATTTGGCCAGCTTGGActggaaaaaaatgaagatccCCCCAGTCCTTACTTCAGCAGAGCATGCCTGGTTATTTAAGTTGATGCAGCCTATGAAA gCATCCCTTCAAGTGAAAGAGCATTTGCAAGAAAATTCGGGGAGAGAACCAACTGAGGGTGAATTAGCTGAGGCAACAGATATGGATGTGCTCCAAGTGAGAAAACAAATAGAGGTTGGTCGAGCTGCAAGGAACAAACTTATTAAg CACAATCTCCGGCTTGTATTGTTTGTGatcaacaaatattttcaagacTATGCAAATGGGCCAAGATATCAAGATCTTTGTCAGGCAGGAGTGAAGGGACTTATGACAGCAATTGATCGCTTCGAACCCAAAAGGAGATTCCGGCTCTCCACTTATGGGCTGTTTTGGATTAGACATGCCATCATAAGGTCCATGACACTCTCAAGCTTTACACGTGTTTCGTTCGGCCTGGAATCG ATAAGATCAGAAATCCAGAAAGCAAAACTTGAATTGTGGTTTCAACTGCTAAGGAAACCAACGGGGGAAGAGATTATTGAAAAAGTAGGGATCTCCATCGAGAGGTACCATGAAGTGATGAGGGCCTCAAAACCTGTTTTGTCTCTCCATTCGAGACACAAAACAACGCAAGAAGAGTTGATTAGTGGAGTTGCTGATGTCAATGGAGGTGATGACCGGAGGCAATCAGCTCTTCTCAGGCTTGCTCTTGATGATGTG TTTCAATTCTTTGTCAGAAACAAATATCTAATCTCTGAAAACCCTCTCCAGCTAGATTCATTAAAACCAAAGGAGAGCCTGGTGGTCCGTCAGAGATTCGGACTGGATGGTAAAGGGGATAGAACATTAGGAGAGATTGCTGGGAACTTAAATATCTCAAGAGAAATGGTCCGGAAGCACGAAGCTAAAGCACTCATGAAGCTCAAGCATCCAACGAGAGTGGATTATCTTTGCCGCTATGTTGTCTGA
- the LOC18105512 gene encoding RNA polymerase sigma factor sigE, chloroplastic/mitochondrial isoform X2, protein MGIVSVSSSASWTPLGFSTKFSTCRSTAKRPLIVAFKADKSNETALVAPHEQIPLPIETTKEKKRRGKSKKSSDRLKAVRTEVSPCTLGVDYNEAAAKLENIYKLSPGTDTSDVEDVNGVIRRCRQRKRKTSECEKEDDGRTSKIIVRNQAKKAKRLSLQKRIALRIKSDEKLVTSVGKRKGRKNENEKIDELVREYSSSTDLASLDWKKMKIPPVLTSAEHAWLFKLMQPMKASLQVKEHLQENSGREPTEGELAEATDMDVLQVRKQIEVGRAARNKLIKHNLRLVLFVINKYFQDYANGPRYQDLCQAGVKGLMTAIDRFEPKRRFRLSTYGLFWIRHAIIRSMTLSSFTRVSFGLESIRSEIQKAKLELWFQLLRKPTGEEIIEKVGISIERYHEVMRASKPVLSLHSRHKTTQEELISGVADVNGGDDRRQSALLRLALDDVLDSLKPKESLVVRQRFGLDGKGDRTLGEIAGNLNISREMVRKHEAKALMKLKHPTRVDYLCRYVV, encoded by the exons ATGGGAATTGTAAGTGTTTCGAGCTCAGCTTCTTGGACACCACTAGGATTCAGCACGAAATTTTCAACTTGTAGATCTACGGCAAAGAGGCCATTGATTGTGGCATTTAAAGCAGACAAATCCAACGAAACAGCTTTGGTTGCACCCCACGAGCAAATCCCATTGCCcatagaaacaacaaaggagaagaagagacgTGGTAAAAGCAAAAAATCTTCGGATCGATTAAAAGCTGTCCGTACTGAAGTTTCTCCGTGCACCTTGGGAGTGGATTACAATGAAGCTGCTGCGAAACTTGAAAACATATACAAGCTTAGCCCTGGAACTGACACTTCTGATGTGGAAGATGTAAATGGTGTGATTAGGAGATGTAGGCAACGGAAAAGGAAGACTAGTGAATGTGAAAAGGAAGATGACGGTAGAACTAGCAAAATAATCGTAAGGAACCAGGCAAAGAAGGCTAAACGATTGAGTCTTCAGAAAAGAATTGCACTGAGGATCAAGAGTGATGAAAAATTGGTGACTTCAGTTgggaagagaaaaggtcgaaagaatgaaaatgaaaagattgaTGAACTTGTGAGGGAGTATTCTTCTTCAACTGATTTGGCCAGCTTGGActggaaaaaaatgaagatccCCCCAGTCCTTACTTCAGCAGAGCATGCCTGGTTATTTAAGTTGATGCAGCCTATGAAA gCATCCCTTCAAGTGAAAGAGCATTTGCAAGAAAATTCGGGGAGAGAACCAACTGAGGGTGAATTAGCTGAGGCAACAGATATGGATGTGCTCCAAGTGAGAAAACAAATAGAGGTTGGTCGAGCTGCAAGGAACAAACTTATTAAg CACAATCTCCGGCTTGTATTGTTTGTGatcaacaaatattttcaagacTATGCAAATGGGCCAAGATATCAAGATCTTTGTCAGGCAGGAGTGAAGGGACTTATGACAGCAATTGATCGCTTCGAACCCAAAAGGAGATTCCGGCTCTCCACTTATGGGCTGTTTTGGATTAGACATGCCATCATAAGGTCCATGACACTCTCAAGCTTTACACGTGTTTCGTTCGGCCTGGAATCG ATAAGATCAGAAATCCAGAAAGCAAAACTTGAATTGTGGTTTCAACTGCTAAGGAAACCAACGGGGGAAGAGATTATTGAAAAAGTAGGGATCTCCATCGAGAGGTACCATGAAGTGATGAGGGCCTCAAAACCTGTTTTGTCTCTCCATTCGAGACACAAAACAACGCAAGAAGAGTTGATTAGTGGAGTTGCTGATGTCAATGGAGGTGATGACCGGAGGCAATCAGCTCTTCTCAGGCTTGCTCTTGATGATGTG CTAGATTCATTAAAACCAAAGGAGAGCCTGGTGGTCCGTCAGAGATTCGGACTGGATGGTAAAGGGGATAGAACATTAGGAGAGATTGCTGGGAACTTAAATATCTCAAGAGAAATGGTCCGGAAGCACGAAGCTAAAGCACTCATGAAGCTCAAGCATCCAACGAGAGTGGATTATCTTTGCCGCTATGTTGTCTGA